The following is a genomic window from Chanos chanos chromosome 1, fChaCha1.1, whole genome shotgun sequence.
ATTAGACTATCATCAGCCtgtaaagactttttttttcaaaatgctttAAGAAAGCTGTAAATTAGCCTTTAAACTGAGACAGTATGGAGAGAAATGGTATTGTGACAGGTTTAATGTCTGACCATTTTCGGTTTCAGACCTttgcaaaccaaaaaaagaaggaaagtaaAATCCCCAAATCCAACTCTCGCAGAAAAAGCACAACCAATATAAGAAACATATGTCATACTGCTTTTTCTGCATATAtcttgttttcgttttttgtttttaactctgtttttctctgttacagtactttttttgttgtttttcatttctttttctttttttttttttaaggttgcTTCAGTTGTTATACACTGACAAGACAACCTCAAATGGTGAATGCACCAAAAATGATTCCTAAGCTACTAtaacagggggggaaaaaaggagaggtaCCATACAATGAGTGCTCTGGTATAAAGAAgtcaaaagcaacaaaaagtccgagcaaaaacaaaaacaacaaaacaaaaacaaaactaaagagtCACCCAGTGAAGTCTCAGATGTTATGACGACGTGTCCGCCTGTGTGGaagctgaacaaaaaaaacaaaacacacaaaaagaaaatttttttttttccaatcctCATCCACAAAATTCCTCCAAATCAACGTAAGACAATATTCTGTAAGAAATGTGGGtaacgcttattcacaccaacctGTTAAGTCTCTAAATCGCCTTTTTGCTTCTGCCCTCTCCTCGGAGTCGAAATACCACACAGTGATTGCatacctgaaaaacacaaagccGGAGTTTCAGCACAATGGCAGTGAAGAGACGCCAGGAATACTCAGGTTGTCTGGGAACTAGCTGTGCTTCAAGAAAGTTTCAAACTGGTTTATTAATATCAAAACAGGCTAAAGAGACCTTTAATCCTACCTGAATACTAAATGAAGAATTGCTTTGAATTCTGTAGACTCTTACATTGTGGCAATGCGTGTTTTCATCATTCACTTTTATAGTTATTGACTTTTATCATTTCGCACTTATTCTTAAAGCTGGCAGGCTTTTCAGTTATTGCTCTTTAAGTCACGAGTCATGCGTCCCCACGGCAACCTCGGGGTTAAATATCTTGCCACGGGCCAGACTGTTGACTTAATGTTCTTTAATGTTAGTCTCTAGTGGATGATCCGTTTTTACTCGTTCCTCCAGCCAATTAGTCCCACCTGTTACATattcgcacacacatacaaacatccGAAAATACTCCATCTAAGTGTGTGATTCACTGATTCTTTGTAACGCTGGCAATGAATAGTAAACACTGTATTTCCTGAgaacactcccacacactctcacacacacatttggagacacatacacacacacacacaccttgtagCATATGACGGCTGTACTTCATGAGGGTTCCTGCGGTCTGACCAGAACAGGAGCAGGCGGTCAAAGAGGGGCTCAATGTCAGCGACGTATGACTTGCCTTCCGGAAATATCCGTAGAATTCCACCATGCTCCTGTGATAGGTGAAAGTGGTATTGTTTGTTTACACAAGACATTACGATTAACGCAGAGATTTTTCCTCGTCAACAGACAatgcatacacataaacaacagGGGATACTGTTCACATGTATGGGGTTTCAGAATAACCCAATTAATAAGAACTAAAGAACATGGAATGCTGTTATTTTTGATAATAACCATCACAAGTTCTGACTGGGCCAGTttacactgaatgactgaaacCGAATTAATGACAAGTGTCGTAAATATTCATGTGACTCAACGTTCAGCCATGTTACAATCCATTTTAGACTTTGTTCTGACTCCAGTCACAACACATGGTGATAAATAACGCACTACAATTgcagtgtgaaaatgaataactcactaattttttttttttattacacagaGGCTATTCGTGTGGTTGCACAAGAAttcaaagatgaaaaagaaaaacaagaaagtgAAAGCAAAGAAGACCTGGAACTAATGTTAGTCACCTTGGCATTCCAGTTCTTGTTCAGGTAATAGATACACGTGACACAGCGGCCGTCTCCGTTAGGATTATCCACATGCTTCACATACCCGGCTCCGTTTCCAGGGTAACAAGCCACCATcgcctgaaaaagaaaaacataaaaaaaaaatgataaccCCCTTTTAGGGTAATTCATTCAACACATGTTTGTATACAGGTGAACCCCACAGACCCCGAAGTATTAATTATTTTATGCTTATTCTCGAACCAATGTACTGTTACCTCctaaaaaaaagtaacaaaacaacTATAAGATTACGTTGAACTATTCTGGTGTGACATTAGGCCTAAATTTGAGCAAGCAGGGAAATATATGTTATAGGCACTTTCAGGTTGACATCAGAAAAACATTAAGAATGCCACTGTGTGCAAACATTATACAGTCAGATGCTTCATCTGGCCGACAAAtatcatattttcacattttcatcatgAATATAATTCCAGTGTTAAAAATCCACTCGCTCAAAAGTTCAAgaaatttaaaatggttttttttttcctcatagaAACTTTAGAATCAGAATGAcaaagattaaagaaaaatctTAGATATGCTCTGGCTTTTCAAGAACATGGCCGGCTTCCAAACTAGCACAAACGCAACATTCCAAATTATCagctgaaacaggaaacagggcGTCTCTGAGAATGAGTAAGGGCTCTTCAACCTTTGAAACCTATTTTTCCGTTTCTGGACACTGAAGGCAATTTCTGCAAATTGCCttaccacacatttcattgAAATAAATTTATCCAAACaaatgctgttatttttctctataCTCTGAGAATGTCTTTAGAATTTTATGAACACTTAactattttcaaatattttaaaatacttaaaaaaaaaaaacccaaaaaaacaaaactctcacCATATCCTCAAAAAGTATCATGTTACTTCAAAAGGTTCTGATATCAACACTGGTGTTATTGTACCACACCAGGTGCAGGACAGCTCGACAAAATCTTTTGCTTTACATCCCTGCATTTTACATCAGAATCTTTGTAAATCAACCTGTCTGCTCACGGCCTACGCTCAGTGGACAGCGGCTCTAGGCCAGCtattcagctgtgtttttgtttacatttcctCAGAAGAGATTTATCATGGTAATGTTGTCACTATGAGGGTTCTTACGCAGGTTGCAGCCAGAGctgaatgtaaacacacaaagagagagagagagagagagagagagagagggagagagagagagagagagagagagggagagagagggagagagagagggagagagagggaggcagagcaAGGAGGGGAAATGCGTGTGtacgcacgtgtgtgcatgcgggtgtgtgcgtatacatgtgtgtctgtgtgtgtgttcgtgtagggtctgtggttgtgtctgtgtgtgtgtgtgtgtgtgtgtgtgtgcgcgtgtgcgcgcacgtaTGTACGTAGCAGAGGGCTGGAGCCATGCCAGGGCAGTGAAGGTTTAATGACAGAGCTACGTGTTGAGCGTGAGAAGTGAGGCTGGCTGAGAACAGTGCAGCTCAGCAGCCTCTGAAGACCACAGCGGGGTCAAACAGCAAGGCCATAAAAAACCAACCCCAAGAAACATTACAATCCACTCATTCTCAGCTTCATTACAAATCCTTTCAGATTAGCAGGTCCTGCTTTCCTCAAGAAAATGACAAACCACTAACTGACACATTTAACCAAACAAAACTAAGCATTTACCAACCATCTTAAGAACTTTCAAAGAAGTTCTGCACTTTTGAGTAAGTTTACCAAATCATTTTCTAAACTCAACCAAAGTACCACGGGATACTATTTTCCACCTATATTTAGATACAGACCCTAAAAAGTAGACCAAACATTCAAAGGTTCATTATCTCTGGCACATTAAGCTGCAGACAAAGTTATAATTTGTCTTATCTTATCTGAAAGAGAACTATAGCTTTGAGTAAGGAGTGATACAAAAGCACTTGAGGCCAAAACAGCTGAAACTGTCCCACTTCCTCCTACTTCTGGATTTCCTGTTGAGTACATGCTGCCCTGTGTAGTGAGAGGAGTCACGTACAACTCGTGAGGTTTTCTTTCACGAGCTTGGACTAACACCCCAAATGTGGAGTTCACCACCTACCCTATCACAACACGACAAACAGGACtcagtaaattaaataaaattgtatCACTTAGATGATACAAAAGCACAAAGTGATGCTACCGTACATAAGCAGAAGTAACACGTAACTTTTATACATGAAGCTATGCAATAAAGAGAGTGACGTACGGTTTCTCTTTGCATAAACGTGCATATGAAATGAGTCACTTTTTGTGGACAGCCCGATACAGCTCcttaatgtctttattttgacATAGTTTAGTCGTATACCCacaaaacatttactgaaaatgtTAAAAGGTTAAAAATGGACGTATTGGTTTCACTTACATTACACATTCACTGTGTACAGACAGAGTCGTGGAGTAAAACTAAACGCTTACCTTTGACCGCTCTCGGATGACACTTTTGCCGAGTCGCCCGATACATAATGAAATCAATTTGTCAACCAATGTCAAAAGGAAGTTGACAGCCTCTGTGCCCCTCTCCGTACCACAGACCCAGGTTATCTTGTCACCCCTTATATGTCTTTTGGATACCCCTGAAAGCCGACCAGCAAGTTGCCCGTCGTTTAAGAGACCAGAATGATGCATATCTTTCACTTGGTCCAAAACTAACTGTCCAACAAGTTCACCAAGGAAATTATCCACGTAAAAAAAGCCTTTATCTAACAGAGAAGGAACGACTTGATCCAGCGCAAGCTGTTCCAACTTTAGGTCGATTAAATGCTGATGAAAAGGCATTTCGTCCCAAGCTTAGTGAATCCACTGAAttacagaagagaaaaacaactgtcATACACAGTGTGTCGGTCATATACTATTCAAATGGTAGAATGAGAGGTAAGACCACGGCGAGAGGCGAAATAACTTAACTTGATAATAGATTATATCTGATATTAAGTACAGTTGCTTCGCCCCCTTCCTGACAGCAATACCGCATGGCCACTACCAGATAAACACACCTGCAAGCAATGTGGAACGTGCAGATTTTGCTGTAGCGCCCAAAGGGCGGAGTTTTACTATGACTGATTCATTGTGGGGTTATTGTCGAACGTTGGAAGACTAGTCCGCGCGCGTTTGTCAAGAATTTATTGCTCCGTGTTTCCAAAACATTGGTCTCCCCAATACTACCCATTAACTAACCAATAGACATTCATCTGATAAAATGTtcaagtgtatttgtgtgttataCAGCTCTGAACTTGAATAGCTTTTTGTGAAGCTAATATACTCCAAAGTTCACGTTTAAAAGCACTGTCTGTCAAAGCGGGTCTCGGACTCAAACGACCACGTCTGTGCTTCATAGATGCTGAACCATAGCATGAGAAATAATCATCTGTATGCCCAAATTAGGCGTGCCCACCGCCATTGAGGATTCCTGCGGCCGCATGTAGCTCTTGCTGCACGTCCGCGCAGCGTAAACATGAGCGAGGCACTGAGCCAATGAGCGATCTGCTTCCATTAGTTCAGAACAGAATTGTTTCATAATAAACAACTTTTGAGCACGGTATTTAGGGCAAACCGAAAGATTTTATAAAGATTTAAATTACAGAAAATCTTTAATGTACATATATTTCTGGCAGTTTTTAGAGACTGATGTGCAGCACAAGAGTAAGGAAAACATAACTGTCCAACTTGAAAATTCATTGCATAGAAAGCTTTTTACCCTCGGAACTGCGACATGCACGAAACAGCCGTCTGTACTTTATATAGCAAAGTCTCTCTGTAATTAAGTCTCAAAACAATGAACATTTAATCTGGTAACACACAACTACAAAGAAATTACTGACCTTGTGCCTCCCACGTATTTTGTACTTCCCCAATCTTCCATCGGCGTACGTGATTAGTTTGTCCATTCTTGTCAAAAGAAAGCCAATATTTTCACAGCCGGATTCGTTACCTTCTACCCAAGCTATTTTATCACCCCTAATAGACTTGCTTTTTCCTAGTTTCTGACAAGCTAACTCTCCGTCCTGCATTTTCCCACCCTGGTGAATGTTTCTCACTTCTTGCAGAATTCGGTCTCCAATTTTGTTTCCTAAGAAATTGTTCACTATACAAAGACCGTATGAATTCATACATGGTACTATATACTGCAGGACTAATTTGTGAGTGTTGAGGCGTTTGTGGTCTTTAGATTTTGGCCGGTTACTTCGGGGCTTTCTAAGCTCAGGAGGCAAAACTCCACTCTCCGTGTCCTGAATACCACTTCTCTCGCCGGTTGAGGTGACCACTTCCCAACACCTGTGCTGCTCTGTTCTCGTATCCTCTCCCCTTGACTCATCTCTCACTATTTGCACAGAATCATTTTTCACCAAACCAGACTGTTCTTCTGACACAGCAGTGTACGTTGCTTGATATTCTGCCATTTGGTGATGAAGGAAACCAGTACGCTTGTTATCATACCCCACTAATGTGCGCTTCGCCTGTACTACGTGAACTCAGCCATGCTTCTGCTGACTGACATATGGTGCGCGCGCTCGCACAATCCTCGAGCTTGCGCTTTTCGCGCGCTCAAAGAGTCGGGTTTCTTCCGACTACTGCAGAAATTGCACAGAGCAAAAATCTTAATTCGTGGTAGACCGCTGGTTTGGAAATTGTGAACTGGCATGTATTTCGTCATTAAAGAATAGACTCGATTAAATTAATTGAATAGAAACTACTGACTCGATCAAAAATGCCATAGGAAGGGCGCCTTGCACCTCTCGGCTCATATAATTTTGTTAGTGTCTGattagagaaatgtttgtaatttAAGTGCCATCAGTTATGCCTCTTAGGTATTGACAAAGTCCTCTTTAAAGTGTGTGAATAACTGATCACTTATGTGTGACACAGCAGATTTATGCATACGTTCATTCACTGACCACCAGCATTATCTGAAATAGCTGTGTACAAAGCTTATTTATCtaatgaatatgaatttaaGACATCCTCAAACATACAGTTTTCCATTTGAGTAAATGATTGTAGTCAGGATGATGAATTCTGCATCGCATAAGTGACTAGAAAGCAATGAGTCACACTACACTGTCTGAATTCCTGTATAGTTGTTATTTGGTGGCATACGGAGGTCATTGTTCAGTCATAGTCATTGCATTATGCAATTTCTGATTTAAAGACACATTAAGAAACAGATGACTTAAACTGACTCACTAAAAGTGTCTTATCTGCGTTTCCGAAAGCTACGCATTTGATGGGGATcctttttatttgaaataagtGCTACTGATTTCTAAAAAGAGGAGTAATTCTAGTAATCTAACCAAATGTCCCTCTAGATACAAACACTCAGAGGTtagctagtccatgcaaggcagCTGCCACTTGATATAGCAAGCCGATAACAGTTATTTCACGTGTCAAAGAAAGCTCAAATCCATGTAATGCCTGTTTGGGTAATACTGAAGACGGACACTGCACCTGCTGGTGTCAATCGATTTCGGGGCtgttgcgaaaaaaaaaaggagtcaagCTTAATTATAGATTTTATTCGATCAGATCTCAGTGATTAACACTTTTTTGAGTTTTCCACCGGATCCATCGTTATTTTAATCAAGCCTCGTTCGAATTTTATGTAGATAGTACATCCAGCATGTATCACACAGGCCTCCGTGACTCACCTCACGAACGCAGCACGGTGGATACGGAAACCAAGCTGTGATTTGGCAGCTCCGTAAGTTACTTTTGAATGCTTGTACATGTGGTCTTATGTGATAAGCCAAACATTTTTAGCCTTTGACATTCAGAATTTTTGTGTATTCTCATCACTTTAGAACCATTATAGACATTCAGTCATAAATTTAGGCCCACATGTCTAATTATTCCTGAATAAAGACTGGAGTGTAAACTAGTCATTTGTAACTGTGATATCTTAGCAAGTAGTCCTATGGAGCACATCCCTCTGTTGATTTTATTTGGCATGTTaacactttcaaaacatttagAACTGAAGCGTAAGTTTAAATATTAATcacacaaatgataaaaaaaatattttaagaattGACaagtcttttttattctttctttctttctttctttctttctttctttctttttgtttcttaacAACAAAAATGGATCCTCACAACTCCACAGACCTTTTCGTTACCTTGCGTAAAATGCACTGAAGTCTCTTAACTAAGCAGAAAATAAGCAGATACATCTGTTCTCACTTGTCCACCTTATTACGTTATGGGCTGGCTACTAAGACGTAGAAGGTAAGCAGGGGCTATACACCAACACCTTCCTAAACAGCTGAACCTAATAAGCCCCAGTCCCATTGGAGTCTATTATAATTATAGTGTTGGCAGAACATTCTATTTGCTCTGCATCAGAGGTACAAACTCCAGGCAACCCTTGCGTGTGTACGTGAGAACATCCTCATCCTGTAGGTTAAAAAGTAACCAGCTGCTATTTTCATTCTGATCCAACGCCAATATGTTGATTATGAAAGCTAGTTGTCACTGGTTGTTCCATTTGGACCCGCCCATCATCCTTTGATTGATAGTTAAATATCTCCCCAGATGCTATGCCCACACATGTAAATGCAACTACACATTTAGACATGCCTATAAAAATCACTTGCCAATGAGTTCTGAGTGACATTATTGTTTTTGCCGATGagctcctccaccaccacctaTGCCctttaaattaatattttgaGTTGAAAGACAAACATAAGATGAAtccatatttcatacacagtttGTAGCTCATTTGTTTTAGCCTTTCcatgttgagaaaaaaaaagtatttgaaatgACTGTTCGTCATGGATACCACATAACTCCATAATTGTTTTTGATGATGTTTAAGGTGTAAGAGCTCACAACCAAATGTAATTGCTAATGTTCCATTGCCATGACAATGAGGTAATGATCTTATGGATTCCACACATGAGTCTGTCATCTAATCACAATAATAAGATGTCTGCTGCGGGAGCCTTCCCATGTTAATTGATATTTTTTAACATGAGGGAAAGTGTAAGTACCAGTTGAATACTACAGAAAATAATTGGCAATCATTTTACTTCTTTAGGAAATTTGTATTTATCAACGTTATGGAGGCGGCTGGCATTCAAATATATTAAGAAAATAGGCTGTCTCGATTCTTAATAACTTAGTAAATCGGTAATAACATGGTATGGTCCACTGCTTAAGGACATGCTACTGTGACATCAAGCTTTTCAAATTGTCAAAAGCAGTGCAGAGGAAAGTTCTATTTTAGAATGGTGTTAAATGCACATCACAGTCAGACCGGTGCCATCTGGACACTCTTTGAGCAAAAGTCATTCTAatacaaaagttaaaaaaacaaaagttataTTACTACAGTATGTTTAAATCTACTGAGGGTCCGAGATGGGTAATATGCTGATTTGCGAATAGCAGTTTCTGAACTAAACTGCAGAACACTCTTTATCACCACGTTTTGATTTACAGATGAAAAGTGAAACTTAATTGTCCTATAAACTTAAGTCTTGAACTGAATATACACTGAGAGTTGCACTGATATTAAAACTAACTGTAAAAATACTGTCAGCATATAAACTTGGCAAAAAAATGATCAGAGCCAGCCAGCTAATGTCTTACTTCCTGTCCTTTTTGTATTGCTCTTTAAGTCACACACTGTGCTGTTtctggagcaaaaaaaaagtgggttCAACATAAACAATATGAAGATATAAAGgtatttattatattattagagtacttttcaaacacaaagacCGTGGGTTCATGTTGTTATCACCTGAGAGACATTTTAGTTTGGAAAAATAACATTCAAGAGGTTTAATGCACTAGGAATGCTGTACATCTTTTATAGAGTGAGAATCAGAAACTGACTTCCAGTGATGTCACAAAACACAGTTCTTCTACTTAGTTTCTCCACGGCAGCAAAATCAAAGCATTACTTCTCCCGGCGAACACAAGTCACTATAAAACTTTACAAATATGTATACAATATACACATTTATGTCAAAAAATATCTGCCATCTGAATAAACTGCAGCAAAAGGAAATGACAGAATTATAAAAATcttagtttaaaaataaacaagatacaatgacaaacactgtgCTTTAAAGTCACAGATACAAcaaggggttttttgtttttttacactctTCTGCGCAGGCTAATCTTGTAAGAGAACAGTGGAGTACATTTCTCGATGATCTGTTTCGTCCTTTCGGCACTCCtccacagccccccccccccttcccctccccctcccccctcagtTCTTGTGTACTGTCCATGTTTCCAGCCATCGTAAGCATCAACAATACTTGGAAACGCATTCCACTCTCCGGCCACCAGGGGGAAGCCACGGGCATCCTTTACAAACTGGCCACGGGTGTCACTGGACCACTTCAAAGTAGTGCAAAATAGCCATGATATGCTGAGGCATAAAGACATAACCAGTGTAGACCGCCATTCCTGCcacagagatgaggagagaatCTGACAGCCTGTTAAGGAAACTATGCATTTGGGTGGGAACAGTGAGGAGGATCAACCATCATGTTCAGCTGATTTTACCCCTCAGACTTGCATACATATGCACAGGGTCACATAGGCAGTGgttgaaaacagaaataaaaatatcagcATTAAACTCAATTCACTGTCCATTAAACCAGATAACTGCAGGAATCGACGGATTGTGGCTGTTGTGTTCGTAATCCATGTTTGTGACACACTTTTGAGTCGTGAGcgaaattttaaaaatttagCCAGTGAACACACCGACAAAATCTAAGCTGTATTTTCGATTACACATAAAGTACCATCTCTCTTCAAAAATGTTCACGTTTTGTTAttgtggaagaaaaaacagttctAAAGAATCAGGATTGGAATTAGAACAAATCAGCATTTTACATGTCACTCTTAAACTGGCTCAAGTAATTTCCCTAAAAGAAAAGTGCTTTGCAATGCTGTGGAAAGTCACAGACCAGAGAATGGCTGAAAGAAAACCGGCCTTCGAATATCTCTTGGTGGAAGATcaagataataataattaagtgATGGAACCGGTTAAGACCCTGCTGAGACCCTGTCTAAATAAGACTGACACTCCAAATCATACCAATGAACACAGAGAGCACTGATCACAGAGGCTACCAAGACACCACTGACAGCTTTGAAGAAGAAAGAGGTTTTTAGGGACAAAAACATGGTTGGTTAATTTACTGAAAAGACAAGTTCAACAATTTATAAATATCATGCTTACATGGATACATGCTGTCACGGATTTGAGGGGTTTTCTCCGGTTGATTTTAACAATTAGAAACCCATGCTAGAAACTAGaccaaataaatcaaaatgccaagacaaataattaaaaaaaaaaaactttaaaactcTCAAATGTGTTCTTGAAGTAACCCAACCAGAAATccaatcatcactgaaactagGCAATTCTATCTATGTTTCTGTTAGGCCTAGTCACTCAAGAGAATACATACAGCTGCCTTTTCAGATAGACCAAAAGGATGCAAAGGAAAGGCTACAGGTGAGGTCAACCTGGATTTTGGCAAACAAACTACTATGTCCTTATGAATCACTGCAAGATAACAATATATTCGACTTCCGCTGCAAATTTCACTTTCCACTAAGCTGCCGGGCCAAAGTTTAGCTcacagactgttaaaaaaaatcctggacCAATTTGCTGTAGCAGTACAGATCAAGAAAACCGCACTTTCAGGTACAAGGTGTTGTACTGTTGACGAAAAAGGGCTCGGCTCTTGTAGCGGTTCAGACGGGCCTAAGACATATAAGGACTAAACCCTGCCATGCACCGCTGTATTCTAGCACAATGTTACATCTTTCTCATGCCCGCAGAATTTCACAAGTTGATCAGAAATAGGAATAGGCTACCTACCGGTCTGGGTTTTAACTCGTGGCTTATTAATCATAGCGGGATTTGAATAAACACATATCTTTAAGGCTGCGGATGGAAGTTGTCACTGATTGCGCGTTGAACAGATATAGATTTTAGACGTCGACTTCCAAAAGTGTGATAAGAAATTCTTTGTATTGATTAACTTGCTTGGTAACAGACAGATGTcagctgaatttttttcttgCTAAGGTTAACGAACCGAACCAGGCTACAACTCCGGCATTGGTTTGTAGttaatattttctttcagttcGGTAAACTAAACATCTTTAAGCaaacaactgaaatgaaagcAGTAAGCATCAATATGTTAATATGTTCTAATCAGGTAGCATTACACTGGTTCAGTTCATTTACTCCCCGTTTATCAGGACAGTTGTTTGCTAGGTAGCCTAGCCTTTTGGCTAACGTTAGCTTATGTTGGTGAGCATTAGTTTGATCCAGCCCACAAGTACTTTAAAACCCTTGAGTTGTCTCAGAAAGGATACTGAAGACTGTTCTCTCCCATGGTTCCAACATGTATAAAGCCGTCACAAGAAGATACTGGTAATAAAACCAAGATATCTGCTTCCAGGCATCTCCAAACGCCATATCTTCAAGCTGAGCCTGTCTTGTGCTGGAACTCACTTCACCCGCTCCCTTCCGGAGTGTTATCGAATGATGTATTGGGCCGTGACGTCATGCACAAACCCTCGTGACCCCAATAAGGAAGCTGGAAGTCAAAACATGATtctattaaaatgattacataTTTATGGGATCTTTACGATGAGTATTGTGTGCACAGTGACGCTTCTTCTGTTTCTGAGCAGCAGTTATTCACTTATCAAGCATAAAGCGTGGTGAGTAAATAATCAATTTCTGCCGCCATaattaaaatcacaaaactcTCCAGGTAACAGTGACGTTATATCAGGTGTTTCCACGCATCATCCAATGTAAATTCATCGCGGTAACAGGTGAGGTGTGCCTTccatgtgttttgtatgttgttATTGCAACAGAtctctaacaacaacaacagatttTTCTCGGTTAAAATCGCTcagttacacagaaaaaaaacgctTACAAGCATTTACAGATgagataaatgaaaatatttaataagAGAAATCAGAAACTAATGAACAGTAATTTAAATTTCTGTGTACCTTAAACAGGGTGGAGACATACAGTAGCACAGACAACAATACAACACCTGGGAttaaaattttaataaacattttctcatcagattaagattaaaataaaactagGATACTTGACTAGGATATAGTCAATT
Proteins encoded in this region:
- the egln3 gene encoding prolyl hydroxylase EGLN3 isoform X1 gives rise to the protein MAEYQATYTAVSEEQSGLVKNDSVQIVRDESRGEDTRTEQHRCWEVVTSTGERSGIQDTESGVLPPELRKPRSNRPKSKDHKRLNTHKLVLQYIVPCMNSYGLCIVNNFLGNKIGDRILQEVRNIHQGGKMQDGELACQKLGKSKSIRGDKIAWVEGNESGCENIGFLLTRMDKLITYADGRLGKYKIRGRHKAMVACYPGNGAGYVKHVDNPNGDGRCVTCIYYLNKNWNAKEHGGILRIFPEGKSYVADIEPLFDRLLLFWSDRRNPHEVQPSYATRYAITVWYFDSEERAEAKRRFRDLTASTQADTSS
- the egln3 gene encoding prolyl hydroxylase EGLN3 isoform X2; protein product: MPFHQHLIDLKLEQLALDQVVPSLLDKGFFYVDNFLGELVGQLVLDQVKDMHHSGLLNDGQLAGRLSGVSKRHIRGDKITWVCGTERGTEAVNFLLTLVDKLISLCIGRLGKSVIRERSKAMVACYPGNGAGYVKHVDNPNGDGRCVTCIYYLNKNWNAKEHGGILRIFPEGKSYVADIEPLFDRLLLFWSDRRNPHEVQPSYATRYAITVWYFDSEERAEAKRRFRDLTASTQADTSS
- the sptssa gene encoding serine palmitoyltransferase small subunit A; protein product: MAFGDAWKQISWFYYQYLLVTALYMLEPWERTVFNSLLISVAGMAVYTGYVFMPQHIMAILHYFEVVQ